One region of Mycolicibacterium rhodesiae NBB3 genomic DNA includes:
- a CDS encoding NAD(P)H-dependent flavin oxidoreductase: MPNRVQTLLGVDYPVVQAPMTYIARAELAAAVSEAGGLGMIETLTPEGRADLLRVRSLTDRPVAANLMIQGWKGDPSIVDTLAAAGVRHVFTSAGDPALFTARLHDSGMTVVHVVGSLRAALKAVDAGVDALVVEGVEGGGFKSALGASTMVLLPLVSAHVDLPIIAAGGMCDAQSAAASLVLGAEGVQMGTRMLASRESLVHMNFKDAIVAANDAGTVLLDIPGNPTMRVLRTGLAARVAAHDPNAKLLGKVTELYFGGDMDASVANTGQVSSRIAGLLPVAAIVRNTWIEIEKALDAARTRAG; encoded by the coding sequence GTGCCCAATCGCGTGCAGACCCTCCTCGGCGTCGACTATCCCGTCGTTCAGGCGCCGATGACCTACATCGCCCGCGCGGAATTGGCCGCGGCCGTCTCGGAGGCCGGCGGCCTGGGAATGATCGAGACGCTGACGCCAGAAGGCCGGGCGGACCTGCTGCGCGTCCGCTCGCTGACGGATCGGCCGGTCGCGGCCAACCTGATGATCCAGGGCTGGAAGGGCGACCCGTCGATCGTCGACACCCTGGCTGCGGCAGGCGTACGGCACGTGTTCACCTCCGCGGGCGATCCGGCGTTGTTCACCGCGAGGCTGCACGACTCGGGCATGACGGTGGTGCACGTCGTCGGATCGTTGCGAGCAGCGCTGAAGGCGGTCGACGCGGGAGTCGACGCTCTGGTGGTCGAGGGTGTCGAGGGCGGCGGCTTCAAATCGGCGCTGGGGGCATCGACGATGGTGCTGCTGCCCCTCGTCTCCGCACATGTCGACCTGCCGATCATCGCCGCAGGCGGAATGTGTGACGCGCAGTCGGCGGCGGCGTCGCTGGTGCTGGGTGCCGAAGGCGTTCAGATGGGCACTCGGATGCTGGCCAGCCGAGAGTCGTTGGTGCACATGAACTTCAAGGATGCGATCGTCGCCGCCAATGACGCCGGCACGGTGCTCCTCGACATTCCAGGCAATCCGACCATGCGTGTGCTTCGCACCGGCCTCGCGGCGCGGGTGGCCGCGCACGACCCGAACGCGAAACTGTTGGGGAAGGTCACCGAGCTCTACTTCGGCGGCGATATGGACGCCAGCGTCGCCAACACCGGCCAGGTCTCATCACGCATCGCCGGTCTCCTGCCGGTAGCCGCGATCGTCCGCAATACGTGGATCGAGATCGAGAAAGCTTTGGACGCGGCGCGAACCCGCGCAGGCTAA
- a CDS encoding Rieske 2Fe-2S domain-containing protein → MAKPPLSMKPTGWFQIAWSDEIKIGDVHRMTYFGTEMVAWRAESGQLTVMDAYCEHLGAHLGHGGHVEGDVIQCPFHGWQWNHEGRNVCIPYEDRPNRGRRIRTYPNVERNEAIYIWHDVERRDPFFEAPDVFSSFNDGSSRDDYYPQQRLYREALEMHPQYVLENGVDFAHFKFVHQTPIVPVFTRHDFDDAVSYVDFTITFEGDDQQNIDDIDSRVEAINGGLGIAVTKSFGMIDNRTISAVTPVDDSTSDIRFMVYIGRQPTQNPERAEMKAREFGQEVIRQFAQDIDIWRYQRYSDPPALAGSEQEGFTAIRNWAKQFYPDGIGGSAAEVYAAQKGRTE, encoded by the coding sequence ATGGCCAAGCCGCCTCTGTCGATGAAGCCGACCGGTTGGTTCCAGATCGCGTGGTCCGACGAGATCAAGATCGGCGACGTGCACCGGATGACGTATTTCGGCACTGAGATGGTTGCCTGGCGGGCGGAGTCCGGTCAGCTCACCGTCATGGACGCATACTGCGAGCATCTCGGCGCACATCTCGGTCACGGCGGTCACGTCGAGGGTGACGTCATTCAGTGTCCGTTCCACGGCTGGCAGTGGAATCACGAGGGCCGCAACGTCTGCATCCCTTACGAGGACCGGCCGAACCGGGGCAGACGCATTCGCACCTATCCGAACGTGGAGCGCAACGAGGCGATCTACATTTGGCATGACGTCGAGCGGCGCGACCCGTTCTTCGAGGCGCCCGACGTCTTCTCGAGTTTCAACGACGGCAGCAGTCGCGACGACTATTACCCGCAGCAGCGGTTGTATCGCGAAGCGTTGGAGATGCATCCGCAGTACGTGCTCGAGAACGGTGTCGACTTCGCGCATTTCAAGTTCGTCCACCAGACTCCGATCGTGCCCGTGTTCACCCGGCACGACTTCGACGACGCGGTGTCCTATGTCGACTTCACGATCACGTTCGAGGGTGACGACCAGCAAAACATCGACGACATCGACAGCAGAGTCGAGGCGATCAACGGCGGCCTCGGCATCGCGGTGACGAAAAGCTTTGGGATGATCGACAATAGGACCATCTCGGCTGTCACGCCGGTCGATGACAGCACATCAGATATTCGCTTCATGGTGTACATCGGCCGCCAGCCGACACAGAATCCGGAGCGCGCCGAGATGAAGGCTCGCGAGTTCGGACAGGAAGTCATCCGGCAGTTTGCACAGGATATCGACATTTGGCGGTATCAACGTTATTCCGATCCGCCCGCACTGGCCGGTTCGGAGCAGGAGGGGTTCACTGCGATTCGCAACTGGGCCAAGCAGTTCTATCCCGACGGTATCGGCGGCAGCGCCGCCGAAGTCTACGCAGCACAGAAAGGCCGAACCGAATGA